A region of bacterium DNA encodes the following proteins:
- a CDS encoding tyrosine-type recombinase/integrase — KRFLDFSGNISVKKINLALVRKFRLHLNRQRDSRGDSLSLKTQAYHLIALRAFLRFLAKQDIASLAPEKIELPKTEEKEISFLEPEEVKDLFKSVPDSGKVSHLRDRVILEVLYSTGLRVSELVSLNKDDINLKREEFSVKGKGGKIRVVFLTPSAKEWLKRYLEKREDMDRALFVRTKGRGNDLRLSTRSVERMISFYAKKAGLAKKVTPHTLRHSLATAMLRGGADLRAVQSLLGHSSITTTQRYTHVTDEHLKEVHQKYHPQNKKKKTGE; from the coding sequence AAACGATTTTTAGATTTTTCAGGCAATATTTCAGTTAAAAAAATCAATTTAGCTTTGGTGCGCAAGTTTAGATTGCACCTAAATCGTCAAAGAGACAGCAGGGGAGATTCTTTAAGTTTAAAAACACAGGCTTACCATTTAATTGCCTTAAGGGCTTTTTTGCGTTTTTTGGCTAAACAGGATATTGCTTCTTTGGCTCCAGAAAAAATAGAACTGCCGAAAACAGAAGAAAAAGAGATAAGCTTTCTTGAACCAGAAGAGGTTAAGGATCTTTTCAAGTCAGTGCCTGATTCAGGAAAAGTAAGCCATTTGCGCGACCGGGTAATTTTAGAGGTTCTTTATTCAACCGGTTTGCGCGTTAGTGAACTCGTTTCTTTAAATAAGGATGATATTAACTTAAAAAGGGAAGAGTTTTCTGTAAAAGGCAAAGGAGGGAAAATCAGAGTAGTGTTTTTAACTCCTTCAGCTAAAGAGTGGCTTAAGCGTTATTTAGAAAAAAGGGAAGATATGGATAGAGCTTTGTTTGTGCGCACTAAAGGTAGGGGTAATGATTTAAGATTAAGCACCCGTTCAGTTGAGCGTATGATTAGTTTTTATGCCAAAAAAGCGGGTTTAGCCAAAAAAGTAACCCCACATACTCTGCGCCACTCTTTAGCCACAGCTATGCTTAGAGGTGGAGCGGACTTAAGAGCAGTGCAGTCTCTTTTGGGCCATTCTTCAATTACTACTACCCAGCGCTACACCCACGTTACTGACGAACACTTAAAAGAGGTCCACCAAAAATATCATCCGCAAAACAAAAAGAAAAAAACTGGAGAATAG
- a CDS encoding HD domain-containing protein, with translation MGSKPDFKQTQKEKLCQNLTALKKQPEMSFLGGFSPDQIFLVGGAVRDWLLDRKSKDFDFVVLSLSPQEIEKILSQYGDIKPVESRNFGVFKFKPSGTKKIIDVALPREDRWTGLGYKNLQPSLGVDLEKDLSRRDFTINAMALSLDGKLVDPFEGKKDICQKVIRAVGKPEERFLEDPSRILRGIRLACELGFNIEEKTFAAMKKLSQQITTKTETGMPRVAEEVIATEFLKGFFADPERMIELLDASGVLPLILPEVEALKKVPQPEEFHSEGDVYTHTLLALKKLKLLEQKLADGKISFPVELNPISIHTKLAVLFHDLGKPKTFKGPEETGDRIRFTGHDTESAKITEKLVKHLKLSIFPTSHRLHIDKEKLVFLVKHHMVCVAGDIEKMRLSTLEKYFFNPDGRGNELLALTWADISATVPPSGKPDFSLFNQMLKKLAEVKEVIEANQKERELPHLLSGEEIMEILGIKPSRLVGKIKQQLRDLQLSGKLKNKKEAKEYLKKHSKQITKE, from the coding sequence ATGGGTAGTAAACCAGATTTCAAACAAACACAAAAAGAGAAACTTTGCCAAAATCTCACTGCCCTTAAAAAACAGCCAGAAATGAGTTTTCTGGGTGGCTTTTCTCCGGATCAGATATTTTTGGTTGGCGGCGCTGTCAGAGATTGGCTTTTGGATAGAAAAAGTAAAGATTTTGATTTTGTAGTCTTAAGTCTAAGCCCTCAAGAAATAGAAAAAATACTCTCTCAGTACGGAGATATAAAACCGGTTGAATCCCGCAATTTTGGTGTTTTTAAATTTAAACCCTCTGGTACAAAAAAAATCATTGATGTTGCTCTGCCGCGGGAAGACCGCTGGACAGGATTGGGATATAAAAATCTCCAACCCTCTTTAGGAGTAGATTTAGAAAAAGATCTTTCCCGCCGCGATTTTACTATTAATGCTATGGCTTTAAGTTTAGACGGAAAATTAGTTGATCCTTTTGAAGGCAAAAAAGACATCTGCCAAAAAGTTATTCGCGCTGTAGGCAAACCTGAAGAAAGGTTTTTAGAAGACCCTTCAAGGATATTAAGAGGGATAAGACTAGCTTGTGAGTTGGGATTTAACATAGAAGAGAAAACCTTTGCGGCAATGAAAAAACTATCCCAACAAATAACAACCAAAACAGAGACAGGAATGCCTCGCGTGGCTGAAGAAGTAATCGCTACTGAGTTTTTAAAAGGTTTTTTTGCTGACCCAGAAAGAATGATAGAACTTTTGGATGCCAGCGGCGTTTTACCCCTTATACTGCCTGAAGTTGAGGCTCTTAAAAAAGTACCTCAACCTGAAGAGTTTCACTCTGAAGGCGATGTTTACACCCACACCTTGCTTGCTCTCAAAAAGTTAAAGCTTTTAGAACAGAAGCTTGCAGACGGAAAAATCTCCTTTCCTGTAGAGCTAAACCCAATCTCAATCCATACTAAACTTGCAGTTCTATTTCATGATTTAGGCAAACCAAAAACATTTAAAGGGCCAGAAGAAACCGGGGACAGAATCCGCTTTACTGGACACGACACTGAAAGCGCCAAAATAACTGAAAAATTAGTCAAACATCTTAAACTCTCTATCTTCCCCACTTCCCATCGGCTGCACATAGACAAAGAAAAATTAGTATTTTTAGTCAAACACCATATGGTTTGTGTTGCCGGCGATATTGAAAAAATGCGCCTTTCAACATTGGAAAAATACTTTTTTAACCCTGACGGCAGAGGTAATGAGCTTTTAGCTTTGACTTGGGCAGATATCTCTGCCACTGTCCCTCCTTCAGGCAAACCAGATTTTTCTCTTTTTAACCAAATGCTTAAAAAACTAGCAGAAGTAAAAGAAGTTATTGAGGCTAACCAAAAAGAAAGAGAACTCCCCCATCTTTTAAGCGGAGAAGAAATTATGGAAATCCTTGGTATTAAACCATCTCGTTTGGTGGGGAAAATAAAACAACAGCTAAGAGATCTGCAACTATCTGGCAAACTCAAAAACAAAAAAGAAGCCAAAGAATATCTCAAAAAGCACAGCAAACAAATAACTAAAGAGTAA
- the ychF gene encoding redox-regulated ATPase YchF, whose amino-acid sequence MALKVGIVGLANVGKSTLFNALVEQEQAEVGNYPFTTIDPNTAVVEVPDRSLDKLKEFLGVSQKIPATIEFVDIAGLIKGAHKGEGLGNQFLDHIRRMNALIIVLRAFESKEISFSAGGPKEQLEIVLGELWQKDRETLTRKIEELRPKAKADKKWQKFVEILENFIQAIDQKKDPKFLYKKLDKEEKKFIRSLFLLSLKPYFLVVNVSENEASEQSEKFGFKKAVVVSAKTEKELIELDPKDQKEYLEVLGLNERVLKRIIKKAYSLLDLITFYTYKPKEMVQAWALKKGSSIIKAAGKIHTDFAKNFIKAEVINTKELLQYSSLKEAGEKGKIKIKGRDYKVKDKDLIYIHHS is encoded by the coding sequence ATGGCTCTTAAAGTAGGGATTGTTGGTTTGGCTAATGTAGGAAAATCTACTCTTTTTAATGCTTTAGTAGAGCAGGAGCAGGCTGAAGTAGGCAATTATCCTTTTACCACTATTGATCCCAATACAGCTGTAGTTGAAGTGCCTGATAGAAGTCTTGATAAATTAAAAGAGTTTTTGGGGGTTTCTCAAAAAATACCGGCAACAATTGAGTTTGTTGATATTGCTGGTTTAATCAAAGGAGCTCATAAAGGCGAGGGTTTGGGAAATCAGTTTTTAGACCATATCCGCAGAATGAACGCTTTGATTATAGTTTTAAGGGCTTTTGAGAGCAAAGAAATTAGTTTTAGCGCCGGCGGACCAAAAGAGCAGTTGGAGATTGTTTTGGGTGAATTATGGCAAAAAGACAGGGAGACATTGACAAGAAAAATTGAGGAGCTTCGACCTAAAGCTAAAGCAGATAAGAAATGGCAGAAGTTTGTTGAAATTTTAGAGAATTTTATCCAAGCAATTGACCAAAAAAAAGATCCAAAATTTTTGTATAAAAAATTAGATAAAGAAGAGAAAAAATTTATTCGTTCTTTGTTTTTACTTTCTCTCAAGCCATATTTTTTAGTTGTTAATGTTTCTGAAAATGAAGCCTCTGAGCAAAGTGAGAAGTTTGGTTTTAAAAAGGCGGTAGTTGTTTCTGCTAAAACAGAAAAAGAGCTTATCGAGCTTGACCCAAAAGATCAGAAGGAGTATTTGGAGGTTTTGGGTTTAAATGAGCGGGTCCTAAAACGTATTATTAAAAAGGCTTACTCTCTTTTAGATCTAATCACTTTTTATACTTATAAGCCAAAAGAGATGGTTCAGGCTTGGGCTTTAAAAAAGGGAAGCTCAATAATAAAGGCAGCAGGAAAAATTCATACTGATTTTGCTAAAAACTTTATTAAAGCAGAAGTAATAAATACTAAAGAGCTGTTGCAATACTCTTCTCTTAAAGAAGCAGGGGAGAAGGGGAAAATAAAAATTAAAGGTCGGGATTATAAGGTTAAAGACAAAGATTTGATCTATATACACCACTCTTAA
- a CDS encoding single-stranded DNA-binding protein has product MRGFNRVIIAGNVTKDPELRTTPSGQSVTSFSVATNRKYKDASGELQETTEFHNVVAWGKLAELCTQLLHKGSGVLIEGRLQTRSWEGQDGVKRQTTEIVTENMVALSPKGATEISAEDTAEEKTDLENQKKERSKEPKKEDKKDEEEIIDIDEIEF; this is encoded by the coding sequence ATGAGGGGTTTCAACAGAGTTATTATTGCTGGCAATGTCACCAAGGATCCGGAGTTGCGCACTACGCCTTCAGGGCAGTCAGTGACTTCTTTTTCTGTAGCCACAAACAGAAAGTATAAGGACGCCTCGGGGGAACTACAAGAGACTACAGAGTTTCACAATGTTGTTGCCTGGGGGAAATTAGCAGAGCTTTGTACCCAGTTGCTTCACAAGGGCAGCGGGGTGCTTATTGAAGGCAGGTTGCAAACCAGAAGTTGGGAAGGGCAGGATGGAGTTAAGCGTCAGACTACGGAGATTGTAACTGAAAATATGGTAGCGTTATCCCCTAAAGGGGCGACAGAAATATCGGCTGAGGATACGGCAGAAGAAAAGACGGATTTAGAAAATCAGAAAAAAGAAAGAAGCAAAGAACCAAAAAAGGAAGATAAAAAAGACGAAGAGGAAATAATTGATATTGACGAAATTGAGTTTTGA
- a CDS encoding 30S ribosomal protein S18 — MRKKCFLCGKKIQAIDFTEKELLSQFMTESGKILPRKKLRLCSKHRRQIKKAIKRARNLGLLPFVVK, encoded by the coding sequence ATGAGAAAAAAATGTTTTCTTTGCGGTAAAAAAATTCAAGCCATTGATTTTACTGAAAAAGAATTGCTTTCTCAGTTTATGACTGAGAGCGGTAAAATTTTGCCTCGTAAAAAACTGCGTCTGTGCAGTAAGCATCGTCGCCAGATTAAAAAAGCCATTAAAAGGGCGAGAAATTTGGGACTTTTACCTTTTGTGGTAAAATAA
- a CDS encoding PRC-barrel domain-containing protein, whose protein sequence is MQSLRSLLGRSVVSVQTQKKLGKIKCGVVDPDTGRLVAFELKTALRQNWLALVDIREYGEDEVLINSEGKLVVLDDLPRVKKLLQSPLKVVEAKVFTESGRFLGRVSDVVFDEHSGEIIKYYITQPFLLSPLRAYLILDRKEVLRVERRGLIVKDPEKKAPAQALA, encoded by the coding sequence ATGCAAAGTTTAAGATCTCTTTTGGGGCGGAGTGTAGTTAGTGTTCAGACACAAAAAAAATTGGGAAAAATAAAATGTGGGGTTGTTGATCCGGATACAGGGAGATTAGTTGCTTTTGAGTTAAAAACTGCACTAAGACAAAATTGGTTAGCTTTGGTTGATATTCGCGAGTATGGCGAAGACGAAGTTTTAATTAATTCTGAAGGTAAATTGGTGGTTTTGGATGATTTGCCCCGGGTAAAGAAACTTTTGCAGTCTCCTTTAAAGGTAGTGGAGGCTAAAGTTTTTACTGAGTCAGGTCGTTTTTTGGGGCGGGTTTCAGATGTTGTTTTTGATGAACATTCAGGCGAAATTATCAAATACTATATAACTCAGCCGTTTTTGCTTAGCCCCCTCAGAGCTTATTTGATTTTAGATAGAAAAGAGGTCTTGAGGGTAGAAAGGAGGGGTTTGATTGTTAAGGATCCTGAGAAAAAAGCTCCAGCCCAAGCTTTAGCCTGA
- a CDS encoding MGMT family protein, producing the protein MEFAEKVKKIVRVIPKGKLLTYKLVAQKAGNVRAARAVGSVLNQAFRNGERLPCFRVVRSNGQVGGYALGEKEKIKRLKEEGVKIKGKRVVDIGQYLF; encoded by the coding sequence ATGGAGTTTGCTGAAAAAGTCAAAAAAATAGTCAGAGTCATACCCAAAGGCAAATTGCTTACTTATAAATTAGTAGCTCAAAAAGCAGGGAATGTTAGAGCTGCTCGTGCTGTGGGTTCTGTTCTTAATCAAGCTTTTAGAAATGGCGAAAGGCTCCCCTGTTTTCGGGTTGTCAGAAGCAATGGTCAGGTTGGAGGTTATGCTTTAGGCGAAAAAGAAAAGATAAAGCGGCTCAAAGAGGAAGGGGTAAAAATTAAAGGGAAAAGGGTAGTTGATATTGGGCAGTACTTGTTTTAG
- a CDS encoding ABC transporter ATP-binding protein: protein MVLVRVENLVKIYQQGKKRVRALDGVSLTITKGEMVGIMGPSGSGKSTLMHILGFLDAPDSGKYFLEDRVVHRLSENKKAVLRNKKFGFVFQSFNLLPRTMVWENVVLPLVYSRHKPKNSFLKAKKLLKRVGLGRRLYHRSNELSGGEQQRVAIARALINDPDIILADEPTGNLDSRSGRQILDIFRQLNREGKTIVIVTHDKEVAKITKRRIYIKDGKIVSRL from the coding sequence ATGGTTTTAGTTCGGGTAGAGAATTTGGTTAAAATTTATCAGCAAGGCAAAAAAAGAGTAAGGGCTTTAGATGGCGTTTCTCTTACAATTACAAAAGGAGAAATGGTGGGGATTATGGGTCCTTCAGGTTCAGGTAAAAGTACGTTGATGCATATTCTTGGTTTTTTAGATGCGCCAGATAGCGGGAAATATTTTCTTGAGGATAGGGTTGTGCATCGGCTTTCTGAAAACAAAAAAGCAGTTTTAAGAAATAAAAAGTTTGGTTTTGTTTTTCAGAGTTTTAATTTGTTGCCAAGGACAATGGTTTGGGAAAATGTTGTTTTGCCTTTGGTTTATAGCCGGCATAAGCCTAAAAATTCATTTTTAAAAGCAAAAAAACTTTTAAAAAGAGTTGGTTTAGGCAGACGGCTGTACCACCGCTCTAACGAGCTTTCAGGAGGAGAACAGCAGCGGGTGGCTATTGCCCGGGCTTTAATTAATGATCCAGACATTATTTTGGCTGATGAGCCTACTGGCAATTTAGACTCCCGTTCTGGAAGGCAGATACTGGATATTTTTAGACAGCTAAACCGGGAGGGGAAAACAATTGTTATTGTTACCCACGACAAGGAAGT